From a region of the Dehalococcoidia bacterium genome:
- the lepB gene encoding signal peptidase I yields the protein MRRFLRETLQTLVLAGIVFLLLQSTLQNFRVEGSSMEPTLKHGEYLVVNKARYLRIPIGRLFGWLPFVPLSPQAVWEPFRGPRPGDVVVFHYPRDPQRDFVKRVVAGPGDKVEIRSGIVFVNDRPLHEPYIKNPGTFTMNPLYLRADEYFVLGDNRPLSNDSRSWGPLHRRYIIGKAWITYWPLSRIGLISVLVPRGVSTRFHPS from the coding sequence ATGCGCCGCTTCCTGCGGGAGACCCTCCAAACCCTCGTGCTGGCAGGCATCGTGTTCCTGCTCCTGCAGAGCACCCTCCAAAACTTCCGTGTGGAGGGCTCGAGCATGGAGCCGACCCTGAAGCACGGGGAGTATCTGGTGGTAAATAAGGCCCGCTACCTGCGCATACCCATCGGGCGCCTGTTCGGCTGGCTCCCGTTTGTTCCCCTGTCCCCCCAGGCCGTGTGGGAGCCCTTCCGTGGGCCCCGCCCGGGCGATGTGGTGGTATTCCACTACCCCCGTGACCCCCAACGGGACTTCGTCAAGCGAGTGGTGGCCGGCCCAGGGGATAAGGTGGAAATCCGCTCTGGCATTGTCTTTGTCAACGACCGCCCCCTACACGAGCCGTACATCAAGAACCCCGGCACCTTTACAATGAACCCGCTCTATCTGCGGGCGGACGAATACTTCGTCCTGGGCGACAACCGCCCCTTAAGCAACGACTCCCGTTCCTGGGGACCTTTGCACCGGCGCTATATCATCGGCAAGGCGTGGATCACCTACTGGCCCCTCTCCCGCATAGGGCTGATCAGTGTGCTGGTGCCCCGCGGAGTCAGCACCCGCTTTCACCCCTCCTGA
- the secA gene encoding preprotein translocase subunit SecA, translating to MLKAFTRLFGDPHQRAVKALWPLVERINALEPRFQGLSDADLRAQGDLFRQRHAQGESLDDLLPEVFAAVREAARRTIGLRHYDVQLLGGIVLHQGKIAEMKTGEGKTLVATLPVALNALTGKGVHVVTVNDYLARRDAQWMGPVYRALGFTVGCLQHEAAYLYDPTYTTDNLSLRHLRPVSRREAYQADITYGTNHEFGFDYLRDNMAIDLSQVVQRGLHYAIVDEVDYILIDEARTPLIISGPAQESTQLYYQMARLVPRLVPGEDYTTDEKHRTVTLTEAGIAKMERWLNVGNLYEPGNYALTHYIENALRALVFYKRDRDYVVKDGQVVIVDEFTGRLMEGRRWADGLHQAVEAKEGLKVQQETITYATITLQNYFRLYEKLAGMTGTAATEAEELYKIYKLDVVVIPTHKPMIRQDLPDLVFKTEKAKWEAVVREIETLHKLGRPILVGTTSIENSEKLSAMLRARGIPHQVLNAKHHEREAQIIAQAGRTGAVTVATNMAGRGTDIILGGNPEGLLAEALRKHGYTLDNAPPAIVEKTKAEVMARWQEEHDKVVALGGLHVIGTEKHEARRIDNQLRGRAGRQGDPGSSRFYVSLEDDLLRRFGGERIKSLMNWAGLPEDQPIESRMVSKAIENAQVKVEAYNFEIRKYLVEYDDVVNKHRDVIYSERRKILSGADLKANVLGMVEQELREVCALHLPGKDPDQWDLDALVRDVRTFFPLPPELQKEALAPLSREEIEGRILDYARRLYEAREQAIGSEPMRLLERLVLLRTIDSHWVVHLTAMENLRQGIGLYAYGQRDPLVAFKTEGHQMFQNLLARIRHDVARSIYHYTITIERQPTPGRAPAPARPSPARAVPPSPMARLHSNRPQEPVTVGGKVGRNDPCPCGSGKKYKKCHGAAA from the coding sequence ATGCTCAAAGCCTTTACGCGTCTGTTCGGCGACCCCCACCAGCGGGCCGTCAAAGCCCTCTGGCCCCTGGTGGAGCGCATCAATGCCTTGGAGCCCCGCTTCCAGGGCCTGTCCGACGCCGACCTGCGCGCCCAGGGGGACCTGTTCCGCCAGCGCCACGCCCAGGGCGAAAGCCTGGATGACCTCCTCCCCGAAGTGTTCGCCGCCGTGCGGGAAGCTGCCCGCCGCACCATCGGCCTGCGCCACTATGATGTGCAACTTCTGGGCGGCATCGTTCTCCATCAGGGCAAAATCGCCGAAATGAAGACCGGCGAGGGCAAAACTTTGGTAGCCACCCTGCCCGTCGCCCTGAACGCCCTCACCGGCAAAGGCGTGCATGTCGTTACCGTCAACGACTACCTGGCCCGCCGCGACGCCCAGTGGATGGGCCCCGTCTACCGCGCCCTAGGCTTCACCGTTGGATGCCTCCAGCACGAGGCGGCCTATCTATACGACCCCACCTACACCACCGACAACCTCTCCCTGCGCCACCTGCGCCCCGTCTCCCGCCGTGAGGCCTACCAGGCCGACATCACCTACGGCACCAACCACGAGTTCGGCTTTGACTACCTGCGGGACAACATGGCCATTGACCTCTCCCAAGTGGTCCAGCGGGGCCTGCACTACGCCATCGTGGACGAGGTGGACTACATCCTCATCGATGAGGCCCGCACCCCCCTCATTATCAGCGGGCCGGCCCAGGAATCCACCCAACTCTACTACCAGATGGCCCGCCTTGTCCCCCGCCTTGTGCCCGGAGAGGACTACACCACCGACGAAAAGCACCGCACCGTTACCCTCACCGAGGCCGGCATCGCCAAGATGGAGCGGTGGCTGAATGTGGGCAACCTCTACGAGCCAGGCAACTATGCCCTCACCCACTACATCGAGAACGCCTTGCGCGCCCTGGTGTTTTACAAACGTGACAGGGACTATGTCGTGAAGGATGGCCAGGTTGTCATTGTGGACGAGTTCACCGGCCGCCTCATGGAGGGGCGGCGCTGGGCCGACGGCTTGCACCAGGCCGTGGAGGCCAAAGAAGGCCTCAAGGTCCAGCAGGAAACCATCACCTACGCCACTATCACCCTCCAGAACTACTTCCGCCTATACGAGAAGCTGGCGGGCATGACGGGCACCGCTGCCACCGAGGCCGAGGAACTCTACAAGATTTACAAACTGGATGTGGTCGTCATCCCCACTCATAAGCCTATGATTCGCCAGGACCTCCCCGACCTGGTGTTCAAGACCGAGAAGGCCAAGTGGGAGGCGGTAGTGCGGGAGATTGAAACCCTCCACAAGTTGGGGCGTCCCATCCTGGTAGGCACCACCTCTATAGAGAACTCCGAGAAACTGAGCGCCATGCTCCGTGCGCGGGGCATTCCCCACCAGGTGCTCAACGCCAAGCATCACGAGCGGGAGGCACAGATCATCGCCCAGGCGGGGCGCACCGGGGCGGTAACGGTGGCCACCAATATGGCGGGACGGGGCACCGACATCATCCTGGGCGGCAACCCCGAGGGCCTCCTGGCCGAAGCGCTGCGCAAGCACGGCTACACCCTGGACAACGCCCCACCCGCTATTGTGGAGAAGACCAAGGCCGAGGTCATGGCCCGCTGGCAGGAGGAGCACGACAAGGTGGTGGCCCTGGGGGGCTTGCACGTCATCGGCACCGAAAAACACGAGGCCCGCCGCATTGACAACCAATTGCGGGGGCGCGCCGGACGCCAGGGCGACCCCGGCTCCTCCCGCTTCTACGTCTCCCTGGAGGACGACCTCCTGCGCCGCTTTGGGGGCGAGCGCATTAAAAGCCTTATGAACTGGGCAGGTCTCCCCGAAGATCAGCCCATTGAGAGCAGGATGGTCAGCAAGGCCATTGAGAACGCCCAGGTGAAAGTGGAGGCCTATAACTTTGAAATCCGTAAATACCTTGTGGAATACGACGATGTGGTCAATAAGCATCGGGATGTCATTTATAGCGAACGGCGCAAGATTCTCAGCGGGGCCGATCTCAAGGCCAACGTGCTGGGGATGGTAGAGCAGGAGCTACGGGAGGTCTGTGCGCTCCACTTACCCGGTAAGGACCCTGACCAGTGGGACCTGGACGCCCTGGTGCGGGATGTGCGCACCTTCTTCCCCCTACCCCCCGAACTGCAGAAGGAGGCTTTGGCCCCCCTGAGCCGCGAGGAGATAGAGGGGCGCATCCTGGACTATGCCCGTCGTCTCTACGAGGCACGCGAGCAGGCCATCGGCTCCGAGCCTATGCGCCTCCTGGAGCGTTTGGTGCTCCTGCGCACCATAGACAGCCATTGGGTGGTGCACCTCACGGCCATGGAAAACCTCCGCCAGGGTATCGGCCTGTATGCCTATGGCCAGCGGGACCCCCTGGTGGCCTTCAAGACCGAGGGGCACCAGATGTTCCAGAACCTCCTGGCCCGTATCCGCCACGATGTGGCCCGCTCCATCTACCACTACACCATCACCATAGAGCGCCAGCCCACCCCCGGGCGTGCCCCCGCCCCCGCCAGACCCAGCCCCGCCAGAGCAGTGCCCCCCAGCCCCATGGCCCGTCTGCACAGTAACCGCCCCCAAGAGCCGGTAACGGTGGGGGGCAAGGTGGGGCGCAATGACCCCTGCCCCTGCGGCTCCGGGAAGAAATACAAGAAATGCCACGGTGCGGCGGCATGA
- a CDS encoding ABC transporter substrate-binding protein gives MRRTAIIVLVTLLWVLVGCAPQRAAPTPTPQPPRPAAPVAQPPQTPPAATPTPARPAPSGEIVIALTDEPQNLNPIFMDFYAGNWKSFNGLVKYDQNLQLVPDLAAQMPEISADGRTVTVRLKPGVRFHDGHPLTAEDVVFTWRALADPKVASTLRDRFDLANVLEDVQAVDSVTVRFHLKRPDAAFLHKLYVGIVPKHLLEGQDLNTAAFNRQPVGTGPYVFKEWRAGERIVMEANPDYHGGPVGIARLIFVFINDENARAAQLLAGTVDVAGLPPRLAATFQNNPRFRVYRIPSADARVAVLPYDEPNLKDPRVRRALSMAVNRQAIVDGVLLGAGEPAYGPFIAGAPPPVIPYDPEGAKRLLQEAGWTPGPDGFMQKDGRRLTFTLMHPAHDSVRRDIALAIRSDLQRIGVDVQVEGLGWTAIRERFGKAGNVFGWGQPYDPDLEIYRLFHSIYAYDDAPFTNPARIINPEIDRALDEGRREYDQRRRLEAYSRLQRLIQEDGHWLFTVYLTPIVVTTSKITNVQIQREGHAHGFSRGMSWNLESWRIER, from the coding sequence ATGCGCCGAACGGCTATTATCGTGCTGGTGACCCTTCTATGGGTGCTGGTGGGGTGTGCACCCCAACGGGCTGCGCCCACGCCCACCCCGCAACCGCCGCGCCCCGCAGCCCCCGTCGCCCAGCCTCCCCAGACTCCTCCGGCGGCTACCCCCACCCCGGCGCGTCCTGCCCCCTCTGGGGAGATCGTCATCGCCCTCACCGATGAGCCGCAAAACCTCAACCCCATCTTTATGGACTTTTACGCTGGCAACTGGAAGTCCTTCAACGGGTTGGTGAAGTATGACCAGAACCTCCAACTGGTGCCGGACCTTGCGGCCCAGATGCCCGAGATAAGCGCCGATGGGCGCACCGTTACCGTGCGCTTGAAGCCGGGCGTGCGCTTCCACGACGGCCATCCCCTCACGGCTGAGGATGTGGTGTTCACCTGGCGCGCTCTGGCAGATCCCAAGGTGGCCAGCACCCTGCGGGATCGCTTCGACTTGGCCAATGTGCTGGAGGATGTGCAGGCGGTGGACAGTGTGACGGTGCGGTTCCACCTCAAGCGTCCCGATGCCGCTTTCCTCCACAAACTGTATGTGGGCATTGTTCCCAAGCACCTGTTGGAGGGGCAGGACCTGAACACGGCCGCCTTCAACCGCCAACCCGTGGGCACGGGCCCCTATGTGTTCAAGGAGTGGCGGGCTGGTGAGCGCATCGTGATGGAGGCCAATCCCGACTACCACGGTGGCCCTGTGGGCATCGCCCGCCTGATCTTTGTGTTCATTAACGACGAGAATGCGCGGGCGGCCCAATTGCTGGCGGGCACTGTGGATGTGGCGGGCCTGCCCCCACGCTTGGCAGCGACCTTCCAGAATAACCCCCGCTTCCGGGTCTACCGCATCCCCAGTGCTGACGCCCGTGTCGCCGTGCTCCCCTATGATGAGCCCAACCTCAAAGACCCCCGTGTGCGCCGTGCCCTCTCCATGGCGGTGAACCGACAGGCCATTGTGGACGGGGTGCTGTTGGGTGCAGGGGAACCCGCCTATGGGCCTTTCATCGCCGGTGCGCCCCCTCCTGTTATCCCTTACGACCCTGAAGGGGCCAAGCGCCTCCTGCAGGAGGCGGGATGGACGCCGGGGCCCGACGGCTTTATGCAGAAGGATGGGCGCCGTCTGACCTTTACCTTGATGCATCCCGCTCACGATAGCGTGCGCCGCGACATTGCTCTGGCTATCCGCTCCGACCTGCAGCGCATCGGGGTGGATGTGCAGGTGGAGGGGTTGGGATGGACCGCCATTCGGGAGCGGTTTGGGAAGGCAGGCAATGTGTTCGGGTGGGGCCAGCCCTATGACCCTGATCTGGAGATCTACCGTCTGTTCCATTCCATCTACGCCTACGATGACGCCCCCTTTACCAACCCTGCCCGCATCATCAACCCCGAGATAGATCGGGCTCTGGATGAGGGGCGCCGGGAGTATGACCAGCGCCGGCGTTTGGAGGCCTATTCCCGCTTGCAACGCCTCATCCAGGAGGACGGCCACTGGCTGTTCACGGTCTATTTGACCCCCATCGTGGTTACCACCAGCAAGATCACCAATGTGCAAATCCAGCGGGAGGGGCATGCCCACGGGTTCTCGCGTGGGATGAGTTGGAACCTGGAGAGTTGGCGGATTGAGCGATGA